aattaacCAAGAAATCAACACTGATCACTAAGACCACCCGAGCTGTTTATTTTGTTGGAACGTGACAAAGTAGGGGGGTGCCGGCCATATCCCATGTAGaaccctggccagatctgaaatgaAGAGGGGAACTGTTCACGGGGGAAAGAGTGTGCCTTAAGGATAAATAACACCAACTtgatcatacatgtacttgtaaCACCAAGCCTCACTCCCTTGGTGTTACGCAGTGTTGGTGTGGCACACCAGCCTAGGCACCACATCAACAGCAAGCTTTCGAGAGGCAGTATTGGAGAGCATCCTTGATGAGCGGTCCTCCCGCGTGCGTCCTGACGGTCCGGAGAGTGGTTCCCCCGTGTCTATCAACATCAGTTACAGCCTCACCAGCATCAGCAAAGTCGTAAGTATCAGTTACAGCCTCACCAGCAACAGTAAAGTCGTAAGTATCAGTTACAGCCTCATCAACATCGGCAAGGTCGTAAGTATCAGCAGCGAAACTGCAAAGGAAAATATGCACTGTTCTGCAATGGACCGAAGAGGCGAAACAGACGTAATGAAGAATATGCTTGCGGTTTGCTTTTATTATGTTCGTACTCAGGATTTCTGTTTTTTTCGATTCAATGTGTTAACAAACATGTCTCCCTCTGAGCCAAACAAAAAGTGATTGTTTATTATTTAAGTACAATGTTAATCAACAACCAATTAcggtatgtgtctgtgtttagtTTAGATGCTGAAAGCAGTGTTCTGTTCGTCACAGGAACTGTCGACCGGCTTGTTCGAAACAGTTGGCTATCTGCAGCTTCAGTGGAAGGATCCGCGTTTGGCTTTTCGATCCGGCTTTGCTTCGGCCATCAGAGTCGATCCCGCAAGCATTTGGACACCAGACATCGAACTGTATAACTCGTGAGATATACTTCTTATGTCTGCTTTACACGTATGTTTATgattgggggggtggggggtggggcgggtagctcagttggtataGCTCTGGACTTAAAATCCTAGGGTCGCGGAGTGGAAtctgggccgggacggacacgggtcaacgttATGAGCAGACCCAGGGACGTATCCGTGTCCCACCCTCGACACCAGATATCGAGCTGTATAACGCGTGAGATATACTTCTTATGTTTGCtttatatgtatgtatataattatatttttgtgtgaaataatTATGCTCCATTCTGTTCACTCAATATTTCAATCGGCTCTGAAAATGGTGTGATGTACCAAATAGGCATTTTCTGTGAAAAGTTCTGTCTCGGCCTATTTTCGACACCGTCAACCACACCCACGCCcacgtccacacacacccacgtccacacacacccacgcccacgtccacacacacccacacccacacagtcTAATGTCGGATGACTATGTCTTCCTTGCTCAACTTACCCTCGATGATTTTCCCACATCCGCCAGTTTAAAAATTATTACAAATTAGTTCCCTCTTTGTCTAGACTTACCTTGCGGTTTCAGGGCTCCCCCGGGTCTAACAATTCTGAACAGAAAGAATGTGGCCATTGTATATCCCAGTGGTGAGGTGCTATGGATACCAATGGTGGCTCTACCCAGTGTCTGTGACATGACTTCTGACGTCGTTCCTGCAACGTTTAACTGCACGCTCCTGTGAGTCTTATTTTGCGTcagtgtggagggggggggagaggggaaatgtgtgtgtgtgtacgtgtgcgcgcgcgtgtgtgtgtgtgtgtgtgtgtgtgtgtgtgtgtgtgtgtgtgtgtgtattagcgtgtctgtctgtctgtctgtctgtctgtctgtctgtctatatgtgtgcgtacgtgcgtgcgtgcgttcgtgagtgcatgtgtgtaggagaaggttgtgtgtgtgcgcacacacgtatgtgcgtgcgtgcgtgcgtgcgtgcgtgtgtgtgtgtgtgtgtgtgtgtgtgtgtgtgtgtgtgtgtgtgtgtgtgtgtgtgtgtgtgtgtgtctgtgtctgtgtctgaacGGGGGTTCGGGGGtagggggggtgtggggggggcgGTCGTCCGTCCGTGTTAATTTTGCATGTCGGTCTCTCAATATGCCAATCTGGCTACATTTCCCTCCCCCAAGATGAACAGACGTTACATTTCCTCCTTAAATAGTTTGCATTTCTTGTGTTCATCGTTGCGTCGTTCACAGGTTTGGGTCTTGGACGTTCCCGGGCTTCGATGTGGATGTTGGCGTGTCACATCTAGCTGTTGAACTGAGTGACTACATTCCCAACCGCAGCTGGGAGGTGGTGAATACCTCTGCGAGTCGGAGAGTTAGCTATTATTCCTGCTGCCCAGAACCCTACCCGCTGGTTTCATTCTCCATTGTTATCAAACAGAAAGCTTGACTGATGTCTGTTGTCAGTGATTTCCCGAACCATTGTTTTTCAAAGTAATGCGTGAGAAGTGTGGTTTGGAACAGAAAATTATCATTCTCTTTGTTCAGACCCTTAAATGTCGGCAGTGGACCgttttttttatattgatttgatttttgaacagaaaataaaTGCGCTTTCGAATTCGCTTGGTAGGCTTGCTAGATATGCAGTGTCAGCAGGTTGGACAGAATCTTATTATTCTTGTTAACCATAATCCAAGGtgtcgattttttttctccgcTATTCAGAGCAATCAGGACCGATTACTGATCTGCGTGTATTCATGGCGATGGTGTGCGTGGTACTGTGATCCGTTAAAGTGCGCTGTCTCGCTCAGTACCGCCGACTTCAGCACTAgaggtttctgtcggggttaccccaCCCTTAGCTCCTGGTCAGGGACCTTACCTGGGAGCACAGGTAGCAGGGGTTTTAACGCGCCTCTTACCCGCGTGATGAACCCGTATGAGCACATAGGGTATTTACCGgtcaacagtgccacctgttaacCACCCCGctctgataggaacaccgccagttggtccagGACAACTTATTCGTCCGGGCAAGCCCGACTTATATCGCTGCAATCCCTTATATCTAAGGGACACCCCCTATCCGCCgcctggggacccgccgggttgggGATGGTCGCCCCGCCACCTAATTGGAGATAAGATGGCCGGAGCCGACCCCcatccaggataagctgtacggcacggcggcgtccctgcagatgaccactacatttctaaattggactggtctccacgtgtagcggcaacaagaagaagaagaagaagattactgATCTGTCTCTTATTTTATTAAAATGATATGTTAGATTGAAGCTTTTTTAACCGGCTGCCTAAAACTCGACGTTTTACGTACGTCTGTGTTCTTACATAGTTATAGCGAAGCGAATGCTTCTGTTATGCTTTTCATTCAAGTTTTCTGAAATAAACTCTTTGTCCTTGCCATGCCTTGTCCCCGTTTGTTCCCGTGTAGATcgatagtctctctctctctctctctctctctctctctctctctctctctctctctcccttctctctctctctctttctctctctctctctctctctctctctctctctctctctctctctctctctctctctctctctctctctccttctctctctctctcggaaataaagacaaacacacacataagctaACACAAAATcgactcacacagacacactcacttTTATACAAACATTCAAActcagtgtgtttgtgcgcgcgctcgtgtgtgtatgtatgtatgtgtgtgtgtgtgtgtgtgtgtgtgtgtgtgtgtgagtgtgtgtgtagcgtgtgtgtctgtgtgtgtgtgtgcgtgagtgttcttgtgtatgtgtgtgtctgtgtctattatGTTTATCTGTGTATCTGtatatgtttgtatgtgtgtttgaatgtgtgtctgtgtgtgtcttttgctGTAAGCGTATGTGTTTGTCTGCGTATGTTTGTGActgggtatgtttgtgtgcgcgctcatgattgtgtgtgtgtgtgtattgtatatgtgtgtatgtatcggtataattatgtctgtgtgtgcctgcctCTGTTGTTGCAAGGCTGTTTATGTGTAGGCTATGTGTGTCTGATTGACTTAGGTCTGTTTGTGTGcacgtctgtgtctgtctgtgtgagtcgTTTTGTTGTTCACGTTTGTATATTGTTGTTTGATAAtacatatgtttgtgtgtgtgtgtgtgtatgtgtgtatgtatgtgtgtgtgtgtgtgtgtgtagtgtgtttttagtgtgtgtgtgtgtgtagtgggtgtgtgtgtgtagtgtgtgtgtgtgtttgtagtgtgtgtgtgcgtgtgtgtagtgtgtgtgtgtgtgtgtgtgtgtgtgtgtgagtgtgtgtgtagcgtgtgtgtgtgtgtgtagtgtgtagtgtgtttgtagtgtgtgtgtgtgtgtgtgtgtgtgtagtgtgtgtgtgtgtgtgtgtgtagtgtgtgtgtgtgtgtgtgtgtgtagccggtgtgtgtagtgtgtggtatgtttgtgtgtgtgtgtgtgtagtgtgtggtatgtttgtgtgtgtgcatgacgtgtgtatatgtgtgttcgGCTGTGTGtatgcctctctgtctgtttgtgtagtagtgtttgtctgtttgcttatttgtttgcGTGTCTGTGTATTATTAtgtatgcctgtgtgtctgtatgtgacAATGACACAATGTTTCTAGTGAGAGTACGCATGTATGCATTCATATGCCAGTTAGCATAATATCATCCTTGCATACTTGAATGTGACGGCATCCTGCCATACCGTTACGGATGTACATGCAGTGTATGTTATTGTGGGAATGTGGCCGGGTAAACAAGGCATGAACAACGAGTCAATTTGGCTTCACACTGAAGCGGGTCCCATTTACTGCCCCGATGTAAACGCCTGTTTCCGGGCAATGTTATCACTGAGTGCAATGTCCTGATGTATCCTATTGGTGGGTCTgagcgcagtgtgtgtgtgtgtgtgtgtgtgtgtgtttgtgcgtgtgtgtgtgtttgtgtgtgagtgtgtgtgtgtttgtgcgtgtgtgtgtgtttgtgtgtgtgtgtgtgtgtgtgtgtgtgtctgtgtgtgtgtgtgtatatgtgtgtatatgtgtgtgcgggtgtgtgtgtgtgtgtgtgtgtgtgtgtgtgtgtgtgtgtgtgcatatgtgtgtgtggttgtgtatgtgtgtgcgtgcgtccgtatgtgtgtttgtgtatgtgtgtgtgtgtgtgtgtgtgtgtttggggggtatgtgcgtgcgtgcgtgcgtgcatacgttcgtgcatacgtgcgttcgtgcgcgcgcgcgcgcgtgtgtgtgtgtgtgtgtgtttgaccaCATCAGGTGACACCAGAAGTCTTTTCTGCACAGGCGGACCATGCAAAATAAATGACCTTAAATACAGAAACCTGGAAAAAGTCATTCGCATTGTCCCGGCCATATACTTGCACTACTATGACATGGAAAAACATGTTTCCTGTGTTTTACACAAACAACTTGTGGACAATCAAAGACAATACCCGCCTTGTCAAATAAGAAAACTCTGCCACAAAGTTGCTTACTTTGAGTTTGATCTTTTGCGGCTTGAAGGGgcaatacgtagaggttacaccCCGACTCTCAGTGGCCATTAACAATATAATTCGAAGTTTGTGGATCGGGACAAATGCGAGCTTCAGTAGGTTccatgttgttgttcttcttcttcagcgttccagaatggtctggttacgtgtgagctcgtttgcctatttgggttccccacaccatactctgagagcatagtcagctcactccgctttcgttgagtaggcatgctgggtattttcgtgtttccataacccaccgaactccgacatggattacagaatcttttccgtgcgtacttggtcttgtgcttgcgtgtacacacgaagggggttaagtcactcgCAGGTCTGCGCATAAGTTAACcggggagatcggaaaaatctccacacttaacccaccaggcgaccgcGGCAGGGAttggaactcacgaccttccgattaagaggccgacgtcttaccaccccgccacagcgcccgtctagcCTGTCACTATAACGATCACGTTCGGTCAGACCCTTGcgtggtcgttatggacagaTTCGACTGTACTTGGATTTAGATTCGCCGAGAACAGAGGAGATGAAACAGTTTTTCGAACTCTCAGAGGGCGTTTCTGCTGACCACAAACTTAATGTGTCAAACACTCAGTGTGTTAAAAAAACCGTCAGTGACGCTAACTTTAATGGCATACTGTTACATATGTACCAAGTAACCACAACAGGAAAAGCCAGAATGCAAAAGGTCAAGTACCACCACTCGGCGTCAATTGTAGCACGGCGCTCGGAACTGGGGGCTGGTAGCTCAAGTGGTAAAGCGCTGCACTGTTGATCCTCGGGTCACGGTTCGAATCTTGGCCAGGAGTTATAAACAGaaacaggtcaactttatgtgcatctttctttatttggtgtttaacgtcgttttcaaccgttcaaggttatatcgagacggactttatgtgcagactcagaggcGCTATCCATGTCCCATTCGCGTGTCAGCGCTGTGGCACATACAAGACATCTGTCATTCCGCCAGAAATGCAGGCCACACCTGAGAAGTGCGACTCTCGTTTCTGCTTTCCTGTGGGACCCCAATTCCCAGAAACAGGAAAGTAAAGAAACATTaagacaagaagaacaagaaagaaataagaaagaaagaaagaaagaaagaaagaaagaaagaaagaaagaaagacatattCACGAAATGGCACATTCTTGCTTTACATATTGCAACGGATTTAGTTagaaatgaccccccccccccccccccatacaaaacacacacacacacacacaaaaacaaacacatgtcaGCATCCACCACTATACGTTAACTGTGGCATGGCTATCAGAGTGATCTCCCTGCGGGCAATATCTGGGGCGCGTTTCCGGCAAGTACGAATCTCGGTGAGGCAATTTTTGTTAAACACTGCAAATTATGCAACTGCTTATATGTGATTAAGTAATTTGCGCTATCTGCTCGCTTCGAAATTGTCGGGTAAAAGTTCACAGAGTAGATATAACACAAGTGGCGGACACTTGCATtgttttgcattaaaaacaaacgCCAGGTGCACTTCAACTCAAAGGTCAGgtgactttttgttatattttgtagAAAAGTTTTGCTTCGAAATCGAAACAGAAGCTTTACATTTTGGGGGGACAGTTAAAACacgtcaaatgcgtttgacccATCCACTCCTGGCACAGAAaagatgtggtttttttttacatttagtcaagttttgactaaatgttttaacatagaggggggaatcgagacgagggtcgtggtgtatgtgtgtgtgtgtgtgtgtgtgtgtgtgtgtgtgtgtgtgtgtgtgtgtgtgtgtgtgtgtgtgtgtgtgtgtgtgtgtgtgtagagcgattcagagtaaactactgcaccgatctttatgaaatttttcatgagagttcctgggtatgatatccccagatgtttttttcattttttcgataaatgtctttgatgacgtcatatccggcatttcgtgaaagttgaggcggcactgtcacaccctcatttttcaatcaaattgattgaaattttggcaaagcaatcttcgacgaaggccggactgtggtattgcatttcagcttggtggcttaaaaaataattaatgactttggtcattaaatatctcaaaattgtaattaaaattatttttttataaaacgatccaaatttacgttcatcttattctccatcatttcctgattccaaaaacatataaatatgttatattcggattaaaaacaagctctgaaaattaaaaatataaaaattatgatcaaaatcaaatttccgaaatcgatttaaaaacaatttcatcttatttcttgtccgttcctgattccaaaaacatatagatatgatatgtttggattaaaaacacgttcagagagttaaaaagaatagagattatagaaaagcgtgctatcctcctcagcgcaaccgctaccgcgcttttctgggttgttaatttcactgcctttgccacgagcggtggacaaacgatgctacgagtacgaGTGTAcagtcttgcggaaaaaatgcaatgcgttcagtttcattctgtgagttcgactgagcttgactaaatgttgtattttcgccttacgcgactacttgtttacatttagtcaagttttgactaaatgttttaacatagagggggaatcgagacgagggtcgtgctatgtgtgtgtgtatgtgtgtgtgtgtgtgtgtgtgtgtgtgtgtgtgtgtgtgtgtgtgtgtagggcaattcagagtaaactactggaccgatctttatgaaatgatattgttcatgagagttcctgggtatgatgttttttgttcatgagagttcctgggtatgatgttcctgagtatgatgttcccagatgggttttttttttataaatgtctttgatgacgtcatatccggctttttgtaaaagttgaggcggcactgtcacaccctcatttttcaatcaaattgattggaattttgccaaagcaatcttcgacaaaggccggaatgtggtattgcatttcagcttggaggcttaaaaactaattaatgaatttggtcattaaaaatctgaaaattgtaaattaaattattttttttcaaaacgatccaaaattacgttcatcttattcttcatcattttctgattccaaaaaaatataaatatgttatattcggatttaaaacaagctctgaaaattaaaaatataaaaattatgattaaaataaaatttccgaaatcgatttaaaaacaatttcatcttattccttgtcggtttctcattccaaaaacatatagataagatatgtttggattacaaacacgctcagaaagttaaaacgaagataggtacagaaaagcgtgctatcccgctcagcgcgaccattaccgcactattctggcttgtcgatttcactgcctttgccacgagcggtggactgacgaaactacgagtatgcggtcatggtgaaaaaatgcagtgcgttcagttttattctgtgagttcgacagcttgactaaatgtagtaatttcgccttacgcgacttgttatcatATATTATTAAGTCAGTTCGATGAACCACTAGAAACACATACAGAAAACGTTGACCTCCTTTGATGCAAACAATACAGTACAAAAGTACAAACATTGTATTTACCACTTCTACGCACAAACTCGGCGTTTACTTGAACAAAGATAAACAATGCAAAGGTCTCTTCGTTCCCACGGCACACTTCTCGCCCTGGGCTTGTGCCCAGTACTGCTGCACTAAggtaatacccccattccacacagccGTTCTAGCTTCCTTTCCCAGCCGTCCTCGGGACGGCTGCCAAAACAATgagacgctgcgcaaacggccgtttttggcaactttgagcagcgtctgaccgtactggcagccgtcctcaggacggctgggaacggaagctagaacggatgtgtggaatgggggtataacaacgcagtgtgtgagagcgctagcgTTGCGTTACCATTGCGTTAAGTTCCATTAACGATCCATGAGTTCCATTGCCGATGCGTTAAGGTCCCATTACCGCACATTttggaacggacaaggaatggctaacattttgaacatgcagcccaaactcaccCGTCTCAACCGTTCCTACAGTTCAAAGGAGTCCCGTTAACGTTCCTTGGCGTTCCATTAAGGTCCCCTCTCGATCCCTCCCATTCCCGTGCCGTTCCTTGGTcgctacgggaacgggacctagaacggatgtgtggaatgggggtattccATTATGATGCCACATGTTTCCTCAAGGTCGCCTCTGCAATCCAAGCATCAAAGATATCGGATACTGTGCTCCATTAGAATCGGTTGGCTGACTTGAAACAGCTCTTACGATTGCCCATTAAGCGTACGCGTTTGTAACAATCTTCTCATAGGTTTCGCACTTCACTGACATAATAATGAAGGACAGTCAAGCATTGTGGGAATGAAGTGGGAATTACTGTCGTTGCTCAATAACCCTGCCATGTCCACCACAGGCACATTTTGAGTTTCATTTTCAGTACTTTGTTTTATCACactgctgggaaatttgggtcgttTTTTCTcagagaaaagctagcagcaattAACAGACTCGCGCTGCCCACGTCTTTGTATGTTCAGATGGTTTCCATGGTTTTCGATGATGAtttatgatcgtgtgtttgtgttattagaaATGCAATATTCTGCCAAAAGAACAATGTTCATGTtaatgtaaaatgaaaatggacattaaagtgtgtttttttttaaatcttatcttatcttatcttcgtatgttttattgttcttacttttgtttttaaggttgttgtcatatgttgtttggttgttttaagagcagatgaactacacttttccatccattgtattaattgtatggacaataaatgatcttatgttatgtcttatgtcttatcgCCCGCTGAAACTTCTGGCTGGATGATGACAGAGGTCTTTTATGAGCAGCAGCGGTAACACTttgtggaacatggataccgtatcGGCgcctgcacataaagttgacatGTATCCGTCatggcctggattcgaaccctaTTCGTAACTCGATGATAATAAGTCTAGTAATTGTAAATTAGTCCCTCTTTCGGGTGAGGGCCACAGGCAAAACAAGCATATCTTGGCTTAATCTTATTTGTTACCCTCGAAAATGAGAGTGAATTGTCAAACTCGCTTTGCCTAGCAATTCGTGGAAGCACCTGTTTCTTATATTTCTGTTTCTCTTCGTTCTCCTCACCCAAAATAATCGAAGTTGCAGCGACCACAGTGGTCACCATTCATCTAACGCGTTCAGTGTCATCGTGTCGATGGAATCTTCCCACAATGCATCGCGATCGCATAAGAAAAAGGTCATGTGATCTGAGAAACAACGTTACGTTTCGACCATCGGAGAAAACATTTTCGTTTTACTCCCGTATTTCCCCGTACGTGTCAACCCCTCAGACACATATCGATTAAACATGTTTGTAAGCAaacaatcaatttaaaaacaaaacaagacgcCTCTTGTTGACCCTCTTTTTCGATGTGAAATCCCTGAAGTCAATACACAAACAAGGTTCGAAATGACATCTTTATGTGAATAATGGCATCACGTAGAAATTCTGTCACTTCTTCTGCATAAAGTGACAAAGGAAGGCGAGAACGAAAACTTTGGCGGTGACTTCAACATGCCGGTACGTTGGAACCTCCCGTTTAGCACCTAACACAATGTGGGAAAAGCGGGTCttaaagggagagagtcttagaATGGAGCTAGATTTgtagatgttatgaacagaaggtCTGAAAAAGAAAGGTCTAACTGAAGtcgcaaaattactacatttagtcaagctgtggaactcacagaatcaaactgaacgcactgcatttttttcacaatgaccgtagtccgccgtttgtgcaaaacggagtgaaactaacgagcctgttcagcgcggtagtggtttcgctgtggtgcatagcacgcttttctgtacctctcttcgttttaactttctgagcgtgtttttaatccaaacataattatcatatctatatgttttttggaatcaggaaccgacaaggaataagatgaaattgtttttaaatcgatttcggaaatgtaattttgattataatttttatatt
The DNA window shown above is from Littorina saxatilis isolate snail1 unplaced genomic scaffold, US_GU_Lsax_2.0 scaffold_1291, whole genome shotgun sequence and carries:
- the LOC138955078 gene encoding acetylcholine receptor subunit alpha-type acr-16-like; translation: MTNIASLPLLVLCTVLVWHTSLGTTSTASFREAVLESILDERSSRVRPDGPESGSPVSINISYSLTSISKVELSTGLFETVGYLQLQWKDPRLAFRSGFASAIRVDPASIWTPDIELYNSAPPGLTILNRKNVAIVYPSGEVLWIPMVALPSVCDMTSDVVPATFNCTLLFGSWTFPGFDVDVGVSHLAVELSDYIPNRSWEVVNTSASRRVSYYSCCPEPYPLVSFSIVIKQKA